The Halichondria panicea chromosome 10, odHalPani1.1, whole genome shotgun sequence region atctcattgaacgattaatacagtattttatcttattgaacgattgtgataaagaacagaaagcTAAAGTCAAAGTGCAGTTAGTAGAATTAAACAAATAATCATGTcttgaaatattgaaatccaaccttcaagacaaagagaCTCTGTGTTTTGTTTATCTTTCCTCCTACTATGAACAGGTTATAGCTGACAGGGTGAGTTGCAATATAATACTTATCAAATGAGTGTACAGTGCAGCACATAGAGCTAGTCTAAAGTAGAACCATTGTACAGATAGTGACAATGGTATTGTACGTACGTGTGGGGAGTGATGATTGTGTGCTCCCTACTACTCACTCATCACAATGGCGCACTATCAATGGGCCCCACTGAAAAGAAACACTacaagtaagtgtgtgtgtgtgtgtacacattaCCCTAGTCCTAGTAGTAGTCTAGAGGTTCCCATACTGGCCTTATTGTGTACCTACCTCAGCCTTTATTGGAGGAGAAGCTATTTAGAAGCCATTACCATGAATTAAGTAGCTACTGTATTTGTCTGGATATGGGTTCCAGATGCTTCCACCAGAGGCTCCTCTCTTACCTTGACTTCCTTCCCCTATATCTGAATCAGTACAATACACTATAGGAGAGGAAGCTGTACTctaactgtactgtacatggtagtCTGTTATTATTAAAGGGGCAGGAGCAATCTCCCCCTCCaccaatgtacatgtgtctgTCCCCTCAGGTAATTGGTTCGGTTGATGAGTTTTCCTCGGCTGTACAAAAAGTCATGACAGACATTAGCTTCGACAGTGACTTGGTGGTATCAGTGTTTGAGACCAACATACGTGTGCTAGGTGGTTTACTGGGAGGTCACTTTGCTGCCCTGGCTCTCAAAGAGAAGGGCTACCATCAGTTGGCTTGGTATGATGGGGGGCTGCTCAGAATGGCAGTGGAAGTGGGGAACAGATTACTGCCTGCTTTCAACACCACTACAGGTCTCCCCTATCCAAAGGTGACTGCTCTGTACTCTGAAAAATAGCCAACAGAAAATACAGTTCAAAATTTTATACCAAATTCGAAACTGGTCTTAGTCCTAAGTGTACAGTATGTCATGTGGATAATACAACCTGTACATATGTAGAAAGTGCTTTATTATAGGCaaatctctgttgcaagtgcactgcaatccactgtactgtGCAAAATTGCCAACAGAAAATACAGTCCATTCTGTactaaaattaaaactggTAGATAATACAACCGTTACATGTGCTGTATTATATTGTGCCTCTCCTCAGATCAACCTTCGCCACGGTATGGGCTACCCTAACATGGAGAAGACAACGTGCACGGCATGTGCTGGGTCCATGATCCTTGAGTTTGCTGCCCTCAGTAGACTAACAGGTgcagtgattgtgtgtgtgtgtgcgtgtgcgtgcgtgcgtgcgttgtgtgtgtgtgtacattaccaaatgcattttgtagctctaagAGTTGGTTACATTTGAGCCTAAATGATATGGTcaagctctctctctctctctcccatCAGGTGATCCTCAGTTTGAGGTGAAAGCCCACCAAGCAATGGAGGCAATCTGGCGTAGTAGACACCGAGGGCACAATCTGGTTGGCTCAGTCATCAACATACACAGTGCTGAGTGGACGAGAGTGGATAGCggtgtgggggcggggattGACTCATACTACGAGTACTGTCTCAAGTCTTACATCCTGTTTGGGGACAGGAAGTATCTGCAGAGGTTTGGGAAGGTGAGCGAGTGAGGGGTTATTGAAACACTTGGTGCTTACTGTTAGAGTTAAAATTGTGAGGTAAAGGAGTTAACGGAAactgtgtatacagtacagagcTTTAATATGTTCATGCAAGGTCAGCAACTTCATTTTCTTTCTttaccccctcccctacagcaTTATGATGCCATCAAGAGATACATCACGAATGGGCCCATGCTAGTGGAGGTGAGCATGAATTCACCTCATCGAATGACTAGATCTTTCATGGACTCACTTCTGGCGTTCTGGCCTGGTctacaggtacacacacacacacacacacacacacacacacacacacacacacacacacacacacacacatacacacatgcagcactgACTAAGAGAAACCACTAGCTCCCTTTTAGGGGTCGTAACTTGTGTCCAATttatttgtagctctttgataaagGTACCACAAGATGGTAGACTGAGATCAACAATTGTTTTTCGTGCTGTCGTTTTCTGTTTTGCCTTAATATCTCTGAACCTCTCTAGAACAGTTTGACATAGAAAAGTACTTCTTAGAGGCCGTCCGTCTATTGTAGTATGCAGTATACAtttttgtatatactgtacttacCTAACCTTCATGTTTAAAATGACGGGGTTTGTTGTATCTATCTCCAGGTTCTGTGGGGTGACGTAGACACAGCTATACACATTCACGACATGCTTTATCATGTGATGGAGAGACACAACTTCCTACCCGAGGCATTCACTCATGACTTCAGGGTTCACTGGGGAAACCACCCTCTCAGGCCTGAGTTCATTGAGAGCACTTACTTTCTCTACAAGGTACAccgtcatgtgtgtgtggggtgtgtgggtgtttgtgtgtggggggatgggggtgggtgggggtccacggaattcaagttatggcagctgaaaagaataattaaaTTGAGGGGGGGAGAGAGTTGCGGTTAATTTCAACAGCtagtaccgttgatcgaatctccaaaattttgtgattttcggaaagcttagaaaatttcctttcaaatgatgtatttcaatccaaaatttcgtcggggccataatttgtcatttttcagccttggaccatgggctattattcatggtatcgcctaattggcaaatacttttatcgttCAAATAAGAATTTTGATGATGCTATTTGAAAAGTGTGTTTctataagctttcagaaataatattatcgttgaaattggatccacggaattcgagttatggcagctgataaattgagggggggggggagagttgcagttaattttaatttgggggtgggtgtgtgtgtgtggggggggggtgtgtgtgtgtgtgtggggggggtgggggtgtgtgtttaCTCTATGcattagctgtacatgtatgtatcacTTTCTGTTGTTTCGAAGAAAGCATCTCAGTAATTGGAATATTTCTGTAAGTACTGTAATCAACCCCTAGCGTGTGATGCTACTGCTCTACTCTACTCTCTGTATTATTTTGATGGCTAAGTAGTTAATGAACGATTATGTTGTGTTATTACTGCAGGCGACTGGAGATCCATACTACCTGGACGTGGGTCGATCAGTGGTGAACAACTTGAACAAGTACGCCAGAGTGAGGTGTGGCTTCGCTGCCATCAAGGACCTCAGGACCAACGCTCACGAGGACAGGTAAGTCAGGGGAACCATTATATACTAATAGTTAGAATTTagttcccatgtagatctctCAAAAACGTATAATAATCGGTACTTGTATGGCATCACAATCCTTACCAGAATGCAAaggttagatcgcaaagtcTTAATAAACTCATACACAAAGGGTTTAATATTCTAGTAGTACGATATCATTTTATTGGCAATCTTCGATACTGTATAGAATGGACTCCTTTGTACTGGCTGAGACGTTCAAGTATCTGTTCTTGTTGTTTGCTGACGAGGGGGACAGTCCCCTGAACATGGATGACTTTGTGTTCACGACTGAGGCCCACCTCTTCCCCCTCTCCCTCGCCAGCGCTAACACCACCCTCAATAGAGTCGTCCAAGAGGCAGTGAGTGGgtacaatacatacacagtGTAGCGGCTATGCTGCTTCAGTATGCATTTTTTAGGTGCAGCTGCACattgtagggggggggggtaaggcAGCTCTTTTATAAAGGGTACCTTTTTTGAATGAGGTTATGGTAGCCTggctgtgtgagtgtgtcaggTGTTGTTCTCTCTGTGTGTAGTTACTGGTGAAGAACACAGACCTGGTGAATATGAGCACTGTCACTGTTACCACTAGCGGACCAGACTCTTCTGggaaggcaacaaagaacaaACCAGTCACTGACAGCTTCACTAAAGGTTCACTGAAACACACACTAgacaccatgtacagtagtagccAATAATCCTGTCTAGTCAGCACAGTTGTagttgtttataattatacaccccctcacacccacacacaccacacaccacacaccatgaATTAAGTAGCTACTGTATTTGTCTGGAGATGGTTTACAAACTTGTATACCTCCAtcactaaccccccccccacacacacacacacaggcgtcTCCTGTTCACTGACGAGAGTGTCCTCCCTCACGAGGTGGGtaaaggagaggctgctgtCAATAATGGTATAAGAGGACAAAGCAAGGgcaaactccacccactcaatcaGAGGTGGATTATAACGAGCAGGGGCCCACTCATGATGTGTGTAGTTCATGGTTCATCGAGCCAGTACAGTGGATGGAAAGCT contains the following coding sequences:
- the LOC135342178 gene encoding ER degradation-enhancing alpha-mannosidase-like protein 3 isoform X4, with amino-acid sequence MTDISFDSDLVVSVFETNIRVLGGLLGGHFAALALKEKGYHQLAWYDGGLLRMAVEVGNRLLPAFNTTTGLPYPKINLRHGMGYPNMEKTTCTACAGSMILEFAALSRLTGDPQFEVKAHQAMEAIWRSRHRGHNLVGSVINIHSAEWTRVDSGVGAGIDSYYEYCLKSYILFGDRKYLQRFGKHYDAIKRYITNGPMLVEVSMNSPHRMTRSFMDSLLAFWPGLQVLWGDVDTAIHIHDMLYHVMERHNFLPEAFTHDFRVHWGNHPLRPEFIESTYFLYKATGDPYYLDVGRSVVNNLNKYARVRCGFAAIKDLRTNAHEDRMDSFVLAETFKYLFLLFADEGDSPLNMDDFVFTTEAHLFPLSLASANTTLNRVVQEALLVKNTDLVNMSTVTVTTSGPDSSGKAAKNKPVADSFTKESVVISAYLTCPNDRRPFVLLDRFEKMVFKLCTSSRFNKRPTSAKRKRLTPPRLSINSLDFKNPDHLKILTELGIVVQVVEGDKVQVSHNMAKANSPEDAEEGWYLMQDIVKLMNQQHVTDGSQRQTPKLARILTPADLQERGIRHEFTASPVH